In a single window of the Verrucomicrobiia bacterium genome:
- a CDS encoding cupin domain-containing protein has product MNPNPVWKFVSSQETVVEKLDRGAHLWHCRPDLVKDTNLLMVRVQMPPGQAHKFHRHPRMEEILYILSGTAEQWVDKEKRILKPGDSVYLAADIVHGTYNIGPDTLDFLAILSPAQSEGPATVDVFDEEPWKSLRG; this is encoded by the coding sequence ATGAATCCGAATCCGGTGTGGAAATTTGTTTCGTCGCAGGAAACCGTGGTGGAGAAACTGGATCGTGGCGCGCATCTTTGGCATTGCCGTCCCGACCTGGTGAAGGACACGAATCTGCTGATGGTGCGGGTCCAAATGCCGCCGGGACAGGCGCACAAATTTCATCGGCACCCGCGCATGGAGGAGATTCTCTACATTTTGTCGGGCACGGCGGAGCAATGGGTGGATAAGGAAAAGCGCATCCTCAAGCCGGGTGATTCTGTGTATCTGGCGGCGGATATCGTTCACGGCACTTATAATATCGGGCCGGACACTTTAGATTTTCTCGCCATTCTTTCGCCGGCGCAAAGCGAAGGTCCCGCGACGGTGGATGTTTTTGACGAAGAACCGTGGAAGTCTTTGCGCGGGTAA
- a CDS encoding pyridoxal phosphate-dependent aminotransferase has product MEQSAIPGFRFVPRTGVIYVMHEAAQFGFHYDDPQWANLGQGSPETGALPDAPARLQTLTIPANTLQYSPVAGHRDLRQAVADFYNTTFRQGKKSLYTCDNVSIASGGRLALTRLASALGNINMGHFIPDYTAYEELLSVFRAFTPIPILLDAESGYKIPLATLKKEILGRGLSALLVSNPSNPTGQLIEAEELRAWCGLARECQCSFIIDEFYSHYLYHRTAEKSHMVSAAAYVEDVETDPVIIVDGLTKNWRYPGLRISWTLGPKIVIEAIASAGSFLDGGANHPFQGIAASLLDPKLAEQETAAIQKHFSVKRDFMLARLKAMGITVEAEPAGAFYVWANLSNLPKPLNDGMTFFREALKEKIIIVPGVFFDVNPGNRRMHGRYTNYCRISFGPEMKRLETGITGLERVIAKFRK; this is encoded by the coding sequence ATGGAACAGTCCGCGATTCCTGGTTTTAGATTTGTCCCGCGCACCGGCGTCATTTATGTGATGCACGAAGCCGCGCAATTTGGCTTTCATTACGACGATCCCCAATGGGCCAATCTCGGCCAGGGCTCGCCCGAAACCGGCGCACTGCCCGATGCCCCCGCGCGCCTCCAAACGCTCACCATCCCCGCGAACACGCTACAATATTCTCCCGTCGCCGGGCATCGCGACTTGCGCCAGGCCGTCGCCGACTTTTACAACACCACTTTTCGCCAGGGCAAAAAATCCCTCTACACCTGCGATAACGTCAGCATCGCCAGTGGCGGACGCCTTGCGCTCACCCGCCTCGCCAGCGCGCTTGGCAATATCAACATGGGCCACTTCATCCCCGACTACACCGCGTATGAAGAATTGCTCAGCGTCTTTCGCGCCTTCACGCCGATTCCCATTTTGCTCGATGCCGAGTCCGGTTACAAAATTCCGCTCGCCACGTTAAAAAAAGAAATTCTTGGCCGCGGTTTAAGCGCGCTGCTCGTGAGCAATCCCAGCAATCCGACCGGCCAATTAATTGAAGCGGAAGAATTGCGCGCCTGGTGCGGCCTCGCGCGCGAGTGCCAATGCTCCTTCATCATTGACGAATTTTATTCGCATTATCTTTATCATCGCACCGCCGAAAAATCACACATGGTTTCCGCCGCCGCGTATGTCGAGGATGTCGAAACCGACCCGGTCATCATCGTGGATGGATTGACAAAAAATTGGCGCTATCCCGGCCTGCGCATCAGTTGGACGCTTGGGCCGAAAATCGTGATCGAAGCCATTGCCAGCGCGGGCTCATTCCTCGACGGCGGCGCAAACCATCCGTTCCAGGGCATCGCCGCCTCGCTGCTCGACCCGAAATTGGCCGAGCAGGAAACCGCCGCCATCCAAAAACATTTTTCGGTCAAACGCGATTTCATGCTCGCGCGCCTCAAAGCGATGGGCATCACCGTCGAAGCCGAACCCGCCGGCGCATTCTACGTCTGGGCAAACCTTTCCAACCTCCCCAAACCGCTCAACGACGGCATGACTTTCTTCCGCGAAGCGCTCAAAGAAAAAATCATCATCGTGCCCGGCGTTTTCTTCGACGTAAACCCTGGCAACCGCCGCATGCACGGACGCTACACAAATTATTGCCGCATCAGCTTCGGCCCCGAAATGAAGCGTCTGGAAACCGGCATCACCGGCCTCGAACGAGTCATCGCCAAGTTTCGTAAGTAA
- a CDS encoding glutamine synthetase beta-grasp domain-containing protein: MAKYKLEYIWLDGYQPVPNLRGKTQIKEFDTFPTLEMLPFWGFDGSSTRQAEGRSSDCMLKPVAVYPDSTRKNGVLVMCEVMMPDCKTPHPSNSRATILDDPGAWFGYEQEYFLYKDGAPLGFPKGGGFPPPQGEYYTGVGYKNVGCIAREIVEKHLEVCLDAGINHEGINSEVAKGQWEFQIFGKGSKTAADQMWMARYLLMRLCETYGVDVNWHCKPLGVDVDWNGSGMHSNFSTTYMREKGGKKYFEKLMAAFDKYKNEHIAVYGPDNHLRLTGLHETQSIDKFNYGIANRGASVRVPHSFVNNDYRGYLEDRRPNSQGDPYKIASRILQTIATVPTK, encoded by the coding sequence ATGGCGAAATACAAATTAGAATATATCTGGCTCGACGGCTATCAACCCGTGCCCAACCTCCGCGGCAAAACTCAAATCAAGGAATTTGATACTTTTCCCACGCTCGAAATGTTGCCGTTCTGGGGCTTTGACGGAAGTTCGACCCGCCAGGCCGAAGGCCGCAGTTCTGATTGCATGCTCAAGCCCGTCGCGGTTTATCCCGATTCCACGCGCAAGAACGGCGTGCTCGTCATGTGCGAAGTCATGATGCCCGATTGCAAGACCCCGCATCCGAGCAACAGCCGCGCGACCATTTTGGACGATCCCGGCGCCTGGTTCGGCTATGAGCAGGAATATTTCCTTTACAAGGACGGCGCTCCCCTGGGCTTCCCCAAAGGCGGCGGTTTCCCTCCGCCCCAGGGTGAATATTATACCGGCGTGGGTTACAAGAACGTGGGCTGCATCGCCCGCGAAATTGTCGAAAAGCATTTGGAAGTCTGCCTGGACGCCGGCATCAATCATGAAGGCATCAATTCCGAAGTGGCCAAGGGCCAGTGGGAATTCCAGATCTTCGGCAAGGGTTCCAAGACCGCGGCCGACCAGATGTGGATGGCGCGCTACCTGTTGATGCGCCTGTGCGAAACCTACGGCGTGGATGTCAACTGGCATTGCAAACCGCTGGGCGTGGACGTGGATTGGAACGGCTCGGGCATGCACAGCAATTTCTCGACGACTTACATGCGCGAAAAAGGCGGCAAGAAATATTTCGAGAAACTGATGGCGGCGTTCGACAAGTACAAGAACGAACACATCGCCGTTTACGGGCCGGACAATCATCTGCGCCTGACGGGCCTGCATGAAACGCAGTCCATTGACAAGTTCAACTATGGCATCGCCAACCGTGGCGCGTCGGTGCGTGTGCCGCACAGCTTTGTCAATAATGATTACCGGGGTTACTTGGAAGATCGCCGTCCGAACTCGCAGGGTGATCCGTACAAGATCGCCAGCCGCATCCTGCAGACGATTGCGACGGTTCCGACCAAGTAA
- a CDS encoding serine/threonine protein phosphatase, translating into MLKVKDTLRSTVNLTFDGRVIKAYHGPDAEKRFTHEVEVLRFLEAKGCTFVPRLLEADEKRLRIITTNCGTRVEHLDEKRTKELFAELETFGVRHDDPDVRNVTYRQSDGRFCLVDFEFATLLPKHHS; encoded by the coding sequence ATGTTGAAAGTCAAAGACACTCTGCGCTCGACCGTGAATCTCACCTTCGATGGCCGCGTAATCAAAGCCTACCACGGACCCGACGCTGAAAAGCGCTTCACGCATGAAGTCGAAGTGTTGCGCTTTCTCGAGGCGAAGGGCTGCACTTTCGTCCCGCGCTTGCTCGAAGCGGACGAAAAACGCCTGCGCATCATCACGACGAATTGCGGCACGCGCGTCGAGCATCTCGATGAAAAACGCACGAAGGAATTATTCGCCGAACTGGAAACCTTCGGCGTTCGCCACGACGATCCCGATGTCCGCAACGTCACCTATCGCCAATCCGATGGCCGCTTCTGTCTCGTGGATTTCGAGTTCGCCACCTTGCTGCCAAAACATCACTCATGA
- a CDS encoding PP2C family serine/threonine-protein phosphatase: MKSPTPANPATSLKWFGWTDRGKVRANNEDAFLGLQFDARETHRLGKVGEAAVQNHDYVFAVSDGMGGALAGEYASKIAVDKITTLLPKAFRHSALGMEAGFSDLLTELFTETHRALAYLGSSYEECAGMEATLTLGWFTPLWLYFGHIGDSRLYYLPAATGQIRQVTHDDTHVGWLFRNGQINEREARTHPRRNVLQKALGGANQFVDPQVGAIGCEAGDVFLICSDGLIDGLYDHQIADLIKPSRRRKKEINPAQQLVQAALETGGRDNITALVIQVH; this comes from the coding sequence ATGAAATCGCCCACCCCCGCCAATCCCGCAACTTCCCTGAAATGGTTCGGCTGGACGGACCGTGGCAAAGTCCGCGCGAACAATGAGGACGCTTTTCTCGGCCTGCAATTCGACGCCCGCGAAACGCATCGCCTCGGCAAGGTCGGCGAAGCCGCCGTGCAAAATCACGATTACGTTTTCGCCGTCAGCGATGGCATGGGCGGCGCGCTCGCAGGCGAATATGCTAGCAAGATCGCCGTGGATAAAATCACCACGCTCCTCCCAAAGGCATTTCGACATTCCGCTTTGGGGATGGAGGCCGGCTTCAGCGATTTGCTCACCGAACTTTTTACCGAAACGCATCGCGCCCTCGCCTACCTCGGCAGTTCCTACGAGGAATGTGCCGGCATGGAAGCCACATTGACGCTCGGCTGGTTCACACCGTTATGGCTTTACTTCGGTCACATCGGCGACAGCCGCCTTTATTACCTGCCCGCCGCCACCGGCCAGATTCGCCAGGTGACTCATGACGATACTCATGTCGGCTGGCTTTTTCGCAACGGCCAAATCAACGAGCGCGAAGCCCGCACGCATCCGCGCCGCAACGTCCTTCAAAAAGCGCTCGGCGGCGCTAATCAATTCGTGGACCCGCAAGTCGGCGCAATCGGCTGCGAAGCGGGAGACGTTTTTCTCATTTGCAGCGATGGCTTGATTGACGGCCTGTACGATCACCAAATTGCCGACCTCATAAAACCTTCCAGGCGCCGAAAAAAAGAAATCAATCCCGC